The Methanosarcina barkeri str. Wiesmoor DNA segment GCAGCCCCCTATATATATTTTCTTGTTCTACATAATTAGTTAGGCAAGTACTAAGATTATACCCAAAAAGTATATTTATTTACCAAAAATTTATTTGCCAAAATCTTTGCCTCTGAATAAAAAATATCATTAAGCAACCATATAATGTTCTACAGAAGCTGCCTCTGCAGAGAATTTCAGGTTCTGGTTTCTGGTTTGAAAGTAATGTGATCAGCAGGATGATGTCTGGAATTTAACCTATTTTTCAGATTATGTTGTCTAATCTGAATTATTTAATTTTATAATAAAGATTCTTTAGACTGTAATAGTATTCTTTTGTATACAGTTTATGGAGAACTATCAAGTATATAAATGAGTATATATCCTAAATATTTTAATAAATAACTGATACAGCAAAATAGAGTTACATAGCCATATTTCACAAATATTGAGTATAAATCTGCATATATTCTATATGTGAAAGATTCAAATACAGCTGGCTTCTTTTTTAAAATTGGGATTTGTATTTTTTATATTGTGTTAAACCATAAACTTAAAAATTATTCCCAATGTTGAGGTAATAATATGGAGACTAAGGAAACTGATACTTTATTAATTATTATAGTAACAGGACTTTTGCTGCTTGGAACTGTTGGTTCTGCAGCCGCTGCACAATTTGGTTCGAATTCTAGCGTAAACTTCACGAATTCTACTAACTGCAAATTTCCTGTAACGCCGGAAGCTAAAATAAAGAACGTGATTGTCCTGATTCCTGATGGTTGTTCCCAAAGTGTGGAGACTTTAGCTCGCTGGTATAGTGGAAAGCCTCTTGAGCTTGACAATATGGTGACTGGAACGGTTTCTACTTATAGCACTGATTCAGTCATTACCGACTCTTCTTCAGCTGCAACCGCATTTGCTGCGGGATATAAAACTACTAACGGTTTTTTAAGCGTTGGACCAAGCAATAGTTCTGTGTTAAGTACACTGGAAATTCCACCTGAAGAACTGCAGTACAGACCACTTGCAACAGTACTTGAAGGCTCAAAGCTAGAAGGCAAAGCTACAGGACTTGTAGCAACCTCTCGTGTGAGCCATGCCACACCTGCAGCTTTTGCTGCTCACGTTGATAACAGAGATAATGAAACCGAAATCATGAAACAGATGGTTTATGAAAACGTTGATGTGATTTTTGGTGGCGGTTCAAGTTATCTCGTACCTGTAGCCGAGGGAGGAAAAAGGACTGACGGAGAAAACCTGACAAAAGTACTTCTTGACAGAAACTACCAGTATGTTGACAGCAGAGATCAGATGATGAACCTGACCACTGGCAAGGTATGGGGTCTTTTTGCCAGTAGCCACATGATGCCGGATATCGATCGCTCCTCACTTGCACCTGAACAGCCTTCTCTTGCAGAAATGACCAATAAGTCCATTGAACTGTTATCTCAGGATAAAAATGGCTTCTTCTTAATGGTCGAAGGCAGCCAGGTTGACTGGGCAGATCACGCCAATGATCCTAACTATGCTGTAACCGATTTTCTGGCTTTTGATAAAGCTGTTAAGGTTGCAGTTGACTTTGCTAAAAAGGACGGACATACTCTAGTCCTAGCTTCCCCGGATCATAATACAGGCGGCATGACTATTGGCAGCAACTCTGACTCCAATTATACATCCACAACCGTAGAAGATGTCATTGAGCCTCTCAAGGGTATGAAACTCAGTTCCACAGGTCTTGAGACAAAAATAGGGACTAATCTTTCATCTGAAAATATCAAAAAACAGTTAAAAAACTGGTGGAGCATTGATGCTACTGATGAAGATATAGCTGAAATTCTTAAGCTCTACAACGATGGAAAAGGCCTCTCACTTGACTATGCAATTAGTGAGGTAATCAGCCGCAATCACACAGTAATTGGCTGGACTACTCATGGACATTCCGGAGACGATGTCCCTCTGTGGGCGTATGGTCCTAACGATCTAACAGGCCATGTTGACAATACAGAAATTGCAGGACACATAGCTAAAGAACTCGGATTTGACCTTAACAAGACTAACTCGCATCTCTTTATTGATGTGGGTAAGGTTTTCTCCAAAGATAACGGAGATGGAAAACTGGATAAAAATGAATACCTGCTAAATATGACAAATTCCTCAAACCCTGTGCTGGAAATTGGAGATGCAAAACTGCCAGTGGACACGAATATTCTTATCAAGAATGGCGTAGCGCATGAGTTAGAAGGAATAGTCGTCTACGCTCCAGCAACTGATAAAGTCTATATTCCCTGTGAAGCACTTTCACTTGTAAATGGAACAAAAATTAATGTAACTCAAAAAGCAGCCGAAACTGCCTGAAAATGTAAGTTAACTGACGGGGACTATTTCCCTGTTCTTATTTTTTGCTCTGTCCATGGATTGTGAAATGTGAAATGTGTCTTCACCAGACCACATTTGAGAAGTCCGGAATAGGTCTTAATTTAAAAACTGACATACTTCCCACGCAAACTGTGGAGAAGTTTTTTTTCTGGCTGTACGTTTACTGAAGATAGTACGATCCAGGACCCGTCGAGGGGTATCAGTGCTCCCTTCCCCTGCATCTCTTTCTGCAGAGAATTGACCGCTGCCTTTTGGCGTCAACGCTATATTAAAGGCGGCATTGACATCGGCATGGTCAACGTGCCCGCAGTGTGGACACTCAAATTGCTTGCTGTGTCGGTTGCCTATACGTCCGCAGCGGCTGCATTTTTTGCTAGTCGCATGGGGATCAATATAAACTACCTCTACTCCTTGCAGCCTAGCTTTGTATTCAATAAACTGTTGAAGTTGCTGAAAAGACCAGCTGTTCAGGGAGTATTCGCCTGACCATGATTGTTTTTCTAGTGTGTTTTTACTTTTGAGAGAATTTTTGTTAATTCCCTTACTTCTATTTTTGTCCCTATCTTTTTCCCTTTTTCTGTTTTTATTTTTCTTGCCTTTTCCTGACTCTCCAATCTTGCTATTGAGTTTCCGCATTCCTTTAAGGTTTTCCAGTTTGATCCCACATCCGTTATACAGGGCAACATCCACAATCTTTCGGCTGATTTTATGGTTCAAGTCCTTTACAATATTTTTTTCCCTAATTTGTACAGCTTTTAATTCTTTACTTCTGCCCAGTTTATAGAGCCGCTTTTTTATGTTTTCGTATTTTTTATGCGTATGGTATCGCATTTTTCCTAACTTCCAGATTTTTCCGGATTCGGGATCCGCTACAACTGCAATATGTCCTTTAGTATTGCGATCAACTCCTATATAGTGTTCGGACCTTTTGAGCTCGTCGTCTGGGAAGACAACTGCTACATAAGCATAGATGTTATCGATTTCTATCTGGGAAATTTTTGTAAAGTTGTTGGAAAAATGATAGTTCAGCAGAAGTTTCAGACAGGGAATTGTAATGGTTCGCTCCTTCCTGTCAATACGGACCGCCCGCGAAGGAATGATCAATTTAACATTCTTTGCAGATTTAAAGTCCTGGTTTCGGGAATATTTTTTGAGAATCTGGCCGGAAATAACTGACTTTAAGCCTATATGCTTTACATCTCCAGGAGAAAGAGATTCAGATACAGGAAGTGAATTAGGCGCAGACAGAGAACCGGGAGAAGGAAGAGAAGAAGAAATAAGCGGAAAGTCCTGAGAAAACTCAGAATAAGTAGAGAATGAGGATGAAGGAGAAGAGGGAAGAGAAGAAACAGATTTTTGTATGGGAGGCGAGTTAAGGCTTCGGTTTTGAGTCTGATGCTTAATACAGAACTCCGCAACCTTTCGAGCCTTTCGGAGTTCCTCTGAAAAATTTCGATTGTGCTTGATTTTATAAGTAAGTAACATCCGGGTTATTGCTCCACGGTCATTATCCGTTATATTTTTAGCCAATACAAGTACTTGTGAATAAATCTATAAGTTATATTCAATTTCTATATATAATTAGCATAAAGATATTTAAGCATTTTGCCGGAGTATATGAAGAGATTTTCTTGCAATAAGGTGTCAAGAATTAGTTTTAAAAGCAAAACCTGAACTGGTGGGAAACTTATATTTAGAATTTATCTCAAAAACCATTTTATTTTTGAACATTAACTCGAAATTGTCAAGATACTATGGTAAATAGGTAGTCTAATCACGATTATTTTTTTATGTCTTTAGTGTTTTTCTTTTAATTTACATATTCTTTCAATGTGACATTATACTATTTATTTGCAGAAAGAATCAATTTATTTTTCACAAATACACGTAATAACTAAAAAAATATATTTTTTAGCGAAATATCTATATAGCCATTTTGCATTCTTTTGATTGAATAGAATTCTTGAACTTTTACACTACAAGGAATTTTTGAATAAAATGGTCGTGCTTGTTTATGCAAGGAAAAACCGGAAACAATGCTAAAACAACTGTAAGCGCTGAGGTTGCAGAAACTCTTCTTCAGGAAGGATGGAGAAAAGTGGATCTACATGTACACTCTTCCTGTTCCTATGACGTCCCTCCTGTTCAGACGATGCACCCAAGAGTTCTTTTTGAAAAAGCAAGGTCGCAAGGACTTGATTTTGTGACTTTTACCGACCATGATACTGTCAAAGCTTACGATCTGCTTGGTTGGGATAAGGAAAGACTGGTTCCAGGGGTTGAGATTTCAATTAGTGATCCTGAACATATAGGACATACTCTACACGTTAATGTTTTTGAACTTGATTCGGAAGAATTTAAGGAACTTGAGTTGATCGCAGATCAAGAACATGATTTTAAAAGCTTTATCCACTATCTAAGGACTCACGATCTTCCCCATATGTATAATCATCCCTTTCAGTTTACTGTCGGAGACAGACCTAATCTATGGGCTATACCTGAACTTATAAAGCAATTTCCCATTGTTGAATATAACATGCAAAACTTAACGGAAAAAAACCTCATGGTTGCAACACTAGCCAGAAAGTACGGAAAAGGAATTGCTGCGACTACAGATAGCCATACAGGAGGTATGGGAGCTGTTTATACCCTTGCAAAAGGTGAAACTTTCAGGGAATTTTTTGAAAATATTAAAAAAGGAAATTCATATATTGTAGTTGAAGGAGGGACCAGGCAACATCTTACAAAAGAATGGAGTTCCTGGATTGAGCTTATTTTTTCCATGGATCGACAGTTAAGAGAAGATTATAATTTCACTACAAATGTCTGGAGCTTTGACAGATTAATAAATTTTTTTACAAATGGGAAAATTAGAGAATTTCCCAGAATTAACAGCCTGACAATGAAGTTTTTCCAGAATTTCTCCAGATCAGGACTCCCTGCTTATATATACATAAAGACTGAAAAGCCTCTGGTTTCTAGAATAGAAGAGATCTTGAATCAGATAGCATGAATTATATAATAATTAAATGACTCAAACGTATAATTTAAAGTAAATTTATTAACTTTTTGATTTTATAAAGAATTTATATAAATCAGCTCAATAGGTTAAGTATGAATAAGTAAAAAATGTATTAGTCTCTTCATTTCAAGTGAGGTTCATTATTTGAGAGGATTTGTACGAGCTAATCATTTCACTAATTTTTTGTTGTTTGACTTTTTATCAACTAGTTTGCCCTTAATTAAACAAATACTATATCTCTTCGCTGTTTTATATTAGTTGAAATAAAAATAGTTGCTTAATTAGAAAAAGCCAGAAAAAAGATAAACATTAATCTTGAATGCGATTTTTCAGCAACAAATATTTTCTAAATTAGAACTTCGCGGTTGGACTGAGAAATCAATAGCATAAAATCTGAATTTGGAGTAGGACCATGTACTTTTATCACTATATTTTTTAATATATTACTATATACAATATATACAAAAAATATTTAACATTGTTTATCTAATTACCACGTAAAGTTTTTCTAGTACTCTCAAATAGCTCATATGAGCTGTAGATATACCTCATATGCAACTCACAAGATCAACTTGAGATCTTTACTGATGTTGATGCCCAAAAAATCTCAAAGAATTTATAAGACAGTATCTGAAGGAAAATCAGACAAATATTAAAGGTTCACGGTAGGACAATGTCAATATTCTGAACCGTGATAATACATGACAGTAATGTTTCTTTCAATTCACAATTGATACAAGATAAAATTTTGTGGAAATGGGAAGTGGTTGTGAAATGTTTACTATTAAAGAATCGAACCTTAACAAAGGTTACCTTGAAGGGAGTAACCTTAAAGGATTTGACCTTACAGGTGCTGAGCTTATGGAGGTAAACCTTGAGGGGACTGACCTTAAAGGGGCTAACCTTAAAGGAGCTAACCTTAAAGGAGCTAACCTTGAGGGAGCTAACCTTGAAGGAGCTAACCTTGAAGGAGCTGACTTAAGTTGGGCTATACTTAAAGGAGCCAATCTAGAGGCAACTAATCTTATAAAAGCTAATCTTAAAAAAGCTAACCTTAAAAGAGCGAACCTTAGAGAAGCTGACCTTTTTATGGCTAATCTTGAGGGAGCTAACCTTAAAGAGACTCATTTTTTATCATTAGACCAGTTTTCAAAAGTTAAAACACTTTATGATACAAAATTAGATGAAGAATTACTCACATCATTAAAAGGAAAATACCCTTACCTATTTAAGTCACTAGAACAACAGTTTCTAGAACATCAGAGCAACCTTTTACTATAAAACGTTGCTATTTCATTGAGCCTATCCCGAAATTCAGAATTTGATTTTTTTGAATCTTGTATTTGGAACAATCAATTGAATACCTAATCACTAAAATAATCCCAAAAACTCACGATGATTTAGAATAAAATAGGTTTTGGGATAGGCTCATTGATTATATTCTCTTATTTATTCAAAAATCAGCAGCATGCTAGACAGTTGAAGAAGGTTTAATGCGACTGATTTCCCAATTCAACCGCTTAAACTCTATCCTTAAAGTACCTTTTAATGATTATGATAGCATTATTCCTTTTATAAATACTTTCTAAATTCAATTAGATACTTTCTTTATACTGCATAATCTCATCAGAATACTTACTAAATCCAATTAGATACTTTTTTATATTGCATTGTCTCATCAGTTTACCATATTTAACTTCCTGTTCGGCCTCAGTTAGTAGCTCCTCCGGTGTCTCTACGGTCAATTCGGTAAAGTGTTTTATAGCTAATGAGTAATTCTTTTCCGTGTTCGATCGCGGGTTTAGAGTGTACAGCCACTCCCTAATTACCGGATCATTACACAAGTCGTTAAAGTGTATAAGAAAATAACCAGGCTTATAATCTATTAACTTTGGACCGACACTTTAACAGGAGTATTCCGCTTGATAATTTTGAAACAAGCTATATTACAGAATGCTTGCGTATGCGGAACAATTTCTACAGGTATGTTAGAGGTATACGATGGAGACTAGAGATACAGTATTTCTTGTTGTGATGGTTCTGTCATCCTTTCTTCTATCTTTTGAGTGGCTTAGAAGGTTTGCATATAAACCAACAAATCCCCTGATTATTCTATCGGTTATGGTTCTGGTAGGAACACTAGCTGTCATGCTCATCTCTGTTAACAATAGGCTTCAGGAACTCGAAAACAAAATGGAAGCAAAGGACCGCACCCTCAAGGTCAACATGGAGGGTACAGAAACAAAGATTGAAGAACGGATGAATGAGCTATCAAGCAAAATTGATAATGCAGTTTACGAATTCAACCGCAGAAAATACCACTAATCTCATCTATAATATTTTATTTTAAGGCAAAACATTTAATTTCCTATTTTAAAAAGCATAGTTTGAATCCCAGAATTTGTTAACAATCAAATTTAATTTTTTTATATAGGAGTACTTAATACTTTAGAAGTATGCTCATTCTAGGGCAGGGATCTTCTATATATGCAAAGTGAATTGAAAAAAAAGACTTAAGTACTTTTTGAACGGATTCTCAAGCTACATTCAGTTTTGAATTTAATTTATTGACATTTATCCAAATATTAATCCTAATATATGCTAATTTTTAATATCCATCATCTATGGAGTCATTTTTTGGGTCATAACAAACGACTCCATGATTTTCAATACCTTTTTGATATCTTTATTTATAAAAAGTAGATTTCGGAACTAAGGAGATTCGGAACTACTGCAGTTACAGGAATTATGAAATACATGAAAAAATCCGTTAAGTACTAACATTTCATGCGGTCTTTTCAGCCAGGGCAATCTAGAGCAATACCAAGGCAATGGCAATAAATAGGTGAGTTTTGGTAAGCCCGGGTACATTGTTCCTGGCAACTATGCGTACTAGAAAGAAAAAAGCTGGCTCAGTCTAAAGCAAAATATTACGTAGATGTCCCGATGAATTCATTATATAAAGCTATCGGCTGGATCGTCGAACTGATTATGGAAAGAAAAACGCTAAAGGAAATAGCTGAACTAAGAAAATAATCCTTTTTAAGTCAGTTGTTGACTTCACTTTATATATAAAATTAAATAATAGTCCTGAGCGGATTCGAACCGCTGTCCCGGGCTCCAAAGGCCCGAAGGATTGACCACTACCCTACAGGACTGCATGTTAAAGCTTTTACTTATAGATTAATTCTTGTACTTAATTTTTGTGCCAGATCAGAACTGTTTTATGTTAATTTTCCAGAAATATTTCTTTCCTCTTTATTCTTTATTTCAATAATTCTTGTCAGGACTTTACATATCTTTATACTTTTCGATACAGTCTTTTTTTGGCTTTGAAATATCTTCCATGGAACTATTTTTCGCTAACAGGCAATTTTTCATATAATTAATTTAAAATAATTTATTTCATTATTATATTGTGGAGCTGGAAGAGAAAGGGTATGATTGAATAGCGAAGTAGTGTATTGTGACAGAATTACCCGGGAGCTGGCAGTTCTTGCTTCAGGATATGTTAGATGGGAGCATACTTATGAAGCGGCTGTATTGGGGGATACAGCAAACGGATTGAATTGCTCTCGGGCATCTCCTTACTTAGCTGCTTTTCTTCTTACTTAGATATTTGTGCATTCTTAATATCCACTGGCTTGATTTTCGCAGCAGGAATTGTATTGGTTGAAATTTATGTTGCCCCAGTCAGGGAAAGCTTAATATTCATGTTTAAGTTTGAGGTATTTTCTAGCTTAATTATCATCAGTTTTGCTTTCGAAGAAAAATTATAATTTTAATACAGATAAAATTTATTTATCCGTATTGAGTACACTTCTCATTTGAATCCTGCGTAATTTTTTAAATTACTTATTGCCGTTCTTAGTGATAAATATTAATTTTTTACTTATCATTTTCGTCCTATTTTCAGGGGGAAATCAATACTGAGCTTATATTAATAAAATAATTTAATATCATTGACATCTGTAATTTATTTTAATATCAAAAAATATTATTTGAATAGTAATATTATGTTTTCAGAAGACTGAGACACAAAATCCAGAATAGGAGAAAAAAAATTATAAATAACTTATACACTTTTGAAAAAGATAATATATATTGAATTCGTATAGCATTCTAGCAATGCTATAACATCTGAATAGAACTGCTAATCTTTAATCTGGTTAAAAAATGAGAGGGGTACAAACTGAAATTATGTATATTGTAAACCAGAAGCAAAAATCCTACTTTGGACGTTAAACCCCGATTAGCTCCCGAAACGTAATAAAATAGTGGGTTGATAGAAGTGAAAGCTAACGGACTCTTAAGCATTCTCACCTTTTCAGAAAAAAGGAAGGATATTCTATTTTTACTTCAAGAGAATCCAAGAACTCTTTCCGAAATTAAAGATTATTTTGATGTAAGGTCACCTGAAATCCTGCCTCGCCTTAAAGAAATGGAAAACGCAAATTTGATTATCAGGCAGGAGGGAATGTATCGACTGACACCTATCGGAAAAGTTTCAGCCATACATTACAAGCCCTTACTGGATACTCTAACAGCTATAGAAGCAAACGAAATTTTCTGGAAAGAACACGAACTTACTGCGATTCCTGAAATATTGTTGAACAGACTCCAGGAACTCAAAGAGTGCAGAGTCGTAAGAGATGAACAGGAACATATTTATGATACTCATAAGGCGTTTATGGAGAATGTAAGGGCTTCTGCCCACTTCATGGGCTTTTCATCTATTTTTCTTCCAAGCCATCCCATTTTGTTTTTAGATTTAGCCCGCAGGAATATTCCTATTTCAATAATTCTTACACCTAATGTATTTTTTAAAATAAAAAGTGAACATAGTGTTGAGATTGAAGAATTCCTTAAATACAAGCACACTGGCCTTTATGTATACGACAATGCAAAAGTAGCCTTTGTGGTAACAGACCGTTTCTTATCCCTTTCACTTTTTTTCAAAAATGGAACTTTTGATCCTCGAAACGACCTGATAGGTTTTGACTCGCCTTCAATTAAATGGGGAGAAGATCTTTTTAAGTATTATAAAGAGAACTCAATTGAAATAAAGGACCTATAAAATATATTGAAAGTTTCTGGAAAGAAACCTTCAAATTGGAGAAAGCAATCGGGATTGCAGGATTTGGTTTTTTCCAGGTAGATCTCCAAATAAATGGGCAAAATTTTCTAAATATATTTATGTTTCTTCACTGCGTTCTCACTTTCACGCAAATTTTCATTCTTAATATATTTTATGCTAGGAAAACACTTGCAATAGTTCTCAATCCGACAATCGAGGTTGATTCTCCATCTACAAGAATTGTTCTTTCTAACTTGCGGAAACGAGACTCTACGTTATCAGTTTTTGTATAATTATGGATGCAGATCAGGCCACATATAAAGCTGTAGAGGATAATGATAGGTTCAAAAGCAAGAACTCCATTAATTAGAGAAATACCAAGAATCAAGTGGGAGAGCAGGTGCAATCCGAGAAGGAAATTACGGGTATTTTGTACTCCAAGGCTTACAGGAAGGGTTTTGAGACCTGCGAGAGTATCTCCTTTGATATCTTTGAAGTCATATATAGCAGAATTGATGAAGAGCTTAACCCCAAAGAAAGTGAAAACTAAAAGTATGGGGAGCATGCTCTTACAGGTGCTGCCTGCAAGCCCTGAAATGAAGGCCCCCCATGTGAGACCTACAACAAAATTTTTGACTCCAAGACCACCTTTGAGTTTTAAAGCGAATTTTCCAATTTTAATGCCTTTACTATAAAGGAAGCCGGTTACGAGAGGTAAGAATGCAAGTACTAGCATTCCTTCTTTTGCCAGTACATAGCTCCCTATCACGAAGGTAATCAAAGAGGCTGCAAACCCTATTTCCTTTCTTGATCCACTTAACTCTTTCCGGTTTACAATATCTTCTTCTGAGCCAAGAGCCCTATCGAGCGTATATACACTGTAAATTACGAGTCCTCCCGCAATACAGGTGAATATACTTGAATGAATTTGAAGCAGGAGGAAAGCAATATGAATCCTTAGTGCGCCTGAAAACGCAACTAAAATGGAACTTTTTAAAAGTTCTAGTGTGGCATTATTTTTCCCAAATTCGGGGGTATTCTTTCGTCTGTACCTGAGAAAACGTTCAAAACTTCCGAAAAATACATTGGAGCTCATAAAAATAATATTGGAACACTTTTAAATATTATTTATTCAGTATAAGATTTTACAATGTTTGTAAGGTATAAGGAATCGTCTATGTTTTAGAGAAATAAGCTAACACTAGCTGAGTAAACTAATGATTATTTTAGAAGAAAATCATGTTCTCACTATCCTTAAAAAGATTGGTGTGTATCCTGAAGGACATTTAAACAATTAAAATATTTTTCATACACACGCCTGCGGTTTCCATAGTAAGAAATAGATGTAAACTACTCACTCGAAACAGCGAAGAGCCTTAAATAAATCTGCCGGGTAGAACTAGTGCCGCTTCAATCCTCAAGAATTCACCAATCACGAATAATTGCAATCGATTTTATACGACATTTTATCGTTGACATAACATTAGTGGAAATCTTGGAAAAACGATTCAAAATATACTTGAATAAAATCTATTTAGGACTAAGTGAAAATTTACGAAAAAATTAGCTATTACAGGAAATAAAAGCTTTTCCGAAAGGCCCTGATAGGCAGGAAAGAGAAAAAATTAAAAATAGGGGGCAATAAAGCCCAGAAAAGGATTACAACTATTATAAAGGAACTATTTTCTTTCCATATGCTTCATTTAATACTTGGCCAAGGGCTGTGTATATTGCAGAGAGTCCTGTAAGGATTCCTTCATAACCAGCTATCTTCAGGATTCCAGTGCTTCCCAGATAATTTCCTGCTGCAAGCAAGAAGAACAGGATTGTAAGGGTCAGGAAAACAACGGAGAGAGCCCTTGAGCCTTTGAGCGTACCTATGAACATGAATAGGGTGAAAACTCCCCACATGAACAGGTATGCAGCAAATGGTAGTGACTCTGTGGCCAGCCCTGCATAGTCTGGAGACTTAGGAATAAGGACAATCCCCACCAGAGATAGCCAGAAAAACCCGAATGAGGTAAAAGCCGTGGCCCCAAAGGTATTTCCTTTCTTCCATTCCTCGATTCCGGCAATGACCTGAGCTAACCCACCGTAAAAGATGCCCATCGAAAGGATCATCGCATTCATTGGATAGAAACCCGCATTGTGTATATTCAAAAGCACAGTTGTCATTCCGAAACCCATCAAACCCAGAGGAGCAGGGTTTGCGGATAAATCCGTGATTTTTATATCACGAATATTCATGACATCTTTAATATTTTGACTCATAAAATTAAATCCTCCTTCCCGTTACCGGAAATTTAGCCTAAACTTCCAATAAAAATCACATTAAGAAAATCAATTGTTTTTAAGGTCCATTTTTCACATTTCGGAAATATGTAATTGTTAATACTTATAATTAAGGACAGTAATTATATTTTTAATATAATATAAATATATTATATAAAAATTTACAAGTGCTGTTAAGAGTTTTCATAATAAGTTATTTATGAACGGGTGTGGAATTTGCTTCATATGACTCAGGCAAAAAAACCACTTATGCTCATTATTCTTGATGGCTGGGGCTACAGGGAAGCAAGAGAAGGAAACGCTATCCTGGCAGCTAGAACTCCAAATCTTGACCACCTGATAGAAGAATATCCCTGGTGTTTCTTAGAAGCCTCAGGGGAAGCTGTAGGCCTTCCAGAGGGCCAGATGGGAAACTCAGAAGTCGGGCACCTGAATATCGGGGCAGGGCGAATTGTGTACCAGGATCTAACCCGAATAAATTTCTCCATAAGGAAAGGTGACTTCTTCAAGAATCCTGCTT contains these protein-coding regions:
- a CDS encoding PHP domain-containing protein, whose amino-acid sequence is MQGKTGNNAKTTVSAEVAETLLQEGWRKVDLHVHSSCSYDVPPVQTMHPRVLFEKARSQGLDFVTFTDHDTVKAYDLLGWDKERLVPGVEISISDPEHIGHTLHVNVFELDSEEFKELELIADQEHDFKSFIHYLRTHDLPHMYNHPFQFTVGDRPNLWAIPELIKQFPIVEYNMQNLTEKNLMVATLARKYGKGIAATTDSHTGGMGAVYTLAKGETFREFFENIKKGNSYIVVEGGTRQHLTKEWSSWIELIFSMDRQLREDYNFTTNVWSFDRLINFFTNGKIREFPRINSLTMKFFQNFSRSGLPAYIYIKTEKPLVSRIEEILNQIA
- a CDS encoding winged helix-turn-helix domain-containing protein; the protein is MKANGLLSILTFSEKRKDILFLLQENPRTLSEIKDYFDVRSPEILPRLKEMENANLIIRQEGMYRLTPIGKVSAIHYKPLLDTLTAIEANEIFWKEHELTAIPEILLNRLQELKECRVVRDEQEHIYDTHKAFMENVRASAHFMGFSSIFLPSHPILFLDLARRNIPISIILTPNVFFKIKSEHSVEIEEFLKYKHTGLYVYDNAKVAFVVTDRFLSLSLFFKNGTFDPRNDLIGFDSPSIKWGEDLFKYYKENSIEIKDL
- a CDS encoding pentapeptide repeat-containing protein; translated protein: MFTIKESNLNKGYLEGSNLKGFDLTGAELMEVNLEGTDLKGANLKGANLKGANLEGANLEGANLEGADLSWAILKGANLEATNLIKANLKKANLKRANLREADLFMANLEGANLKETHFLSLDQFSKVKTLYDTKLDEELLTSLKGKYPYLFKSLEQQFLEHQSNLLL
- a CDS encoding acetate uptake transporter codes for the protein MSQNIKDVMNIRDIKITDLSANPAPLGLMGFGMTTVLLNIHNAGFYPMNAMILSMGIFYGGLAQVIAGIEEWKKGNTFGATAFTSFGFFWLSLVGIVLIPKSPDYAGLATESLPFAAYLFMWGVFTLFMFIGTLKGSRALSVVFLTLTILFFLLAAGNYLGSTGILKIAGYEGILTGLSAIYTALGQVLNEAYGKKIVPL
- a CDS encoding UbiA family prenyltransferase, which translates into the protein MSSNVFFGSFERFLRYRRKNTPEFGKNNATLELLKSSILVAFSGALRIHIAFLLLQIHSSIFTCIAGGLVIYSVYTLDRALGSEEDIVNRKELSGSRKEIGFAASLITFVIGSYVLAKEGMLVLAFLPLVTGFLYSKGIKIGKFALKLKGGLGVKNFVVGLTWGAFISGLAGSTCKSMLPILLVFTFFGVKLFINSAIYDFKDIKGDTLAGLKTLPVSLGVQNTRNFLLGLHLLSHLILGISLINGVLAFEPIIILYSFICGLICIHNYTKTDNVESRFRKLERTILVDGESTSIVGLRTIASVFLA
- a CDS encoding alkaline phosphatase — protein: METKETDTLLIIIVTGLLLLGTVGSAAAAQFGSNSSVNFTNSTNCKFPVTPEAKIKNVIVLIPDGCSQSVETLARWYSGKPLELDNMVTGTVSTYSTDSVITDSSSAATAFAAGYKTTNGFLSVGPSNSSVLSTLEIPPEELQYRPLATVLEGSKLEGKATGLVATSRVSHATPAAFAAHVDNRDNETEIMKQMVYENVDVIFGGGSSYLVPVAEGGKRTDGENLTKVLLDRNYQYVDSRDQMMNLTTGKVWGLFASSHMMPDIDRSSLAPEQPSLAEMTNKSIELLSQDKNGFFLMVEGSQVDWADHANDPNYAVTDFLAFDKAVKVAVDFAKKDGHTLVLASPDHNTGGMTIGSNSDSNYTSTTVEDVIEPLKGMKLSSTGLETKIGTNLSSENIKKQLKNWWSIDATDEDIAEILKLYNDGKGLSLDYAISEVISRNHTVIGWTTHGHSGDDVPLWAYGPNDLTGHVDNTEIAGHIAKELGFDLNKTNSHLFIDVGKVFSKDNGDGKLDKNEYLLNMTNSSNPVLEIGDAKLPVDTNILIKNGVAHELEGIVVYAPATDKVYIPCEALSLVNGTKINVTQKAAETA
- a CDS encoding RNA-guided endonuclease TnpB family protein, producing MAKNITDNDRGAITRMLLTYKIKHNRNFSEELRKARKVAEFCIKHQTQNRSLNSPPIQKSVSSLPSSPSSSFSTYSEFSQDFPLISSSLPSPGSLSAPNSLPVSESLSPGDVKHIGLKSVISGQILKKYSRNQDFKSAKNVKLIIPSRAVRIDRKERTITIPCLKLLLNYHFSNNFTKISQIEIDNIYAYVAVVFPDDELKRSEHYIGVDRNTKGHIAVVADPESGKIWKLGKMRYHTHKKYENIKKRLYKLGRSKELKAVQIREKNIVKDLNHKISRKIVDVALYNGCGIKLENLKGMRKLNSKIGESGKGKKNKNRKREKDRDKNRSKGINKNSLKSKNTLEKQSWSGEYSLNSWSFQQLQQFIEYKARLQGVEVVYIDPHATSKKCSRCGRIGNRHSKQFECPHCGHVDHADVNAAFNIALTPKGSGQFSAERDAGEGSTDTPRRVLDRTIFSKRTARKKTSPQFAWEVCQFLN